One genomic region from Pempheris klunzingeri isolate RE-2024b chromosome 4, fPemKlu1.hap1, whole genome shotgun sequence encodes:
- the LOC139199857 gene encoding mitogen-activated protein kinase kinase kinase kinase 5-like isoform X1: MDYRAALDISTRNPQDDFEILLRVGGGTYGEVYKARNKQNGELAAIKVIKMEPEDDFSIIQQEIVIVKSCKHPNIVAYYGSYIRANKLWICMEFCGGGSLQDVYHVTGPLFEPQIAYICREMLQGLDYLHAQKKIHRDIKGANILLNDLGEVKLADFGISAQITATLARRMSFIGTPYWMAPEVAAVEIKGGYNELCDIWSVGITAIELAELQPPMFDVHPLRVLFLMSKSGYQPPKLKDKSKWSSMFYNFVKAMLVRNPKKRPSASKMLSHMFLTQQCLNQELTLDLLEKYRHPEKLKSCLATEDEEMEVVVPGSLKRIQSINKHNRAERTNSDISLEQIYTHRPVRKGSPNTTLTPSPGSTGTSIQKRPVRDQDSDSDDDDYDDVDIPTIQATSVILPANETPPPLPPKPKVRTSSEESMAGEDDRARKPCSLYAPSPLIRTSSGTHVRPTPKPRSSRHSDPASFPVRLNDNPADSLPPELPPKGIRRRQLQTKDPAECVSPVMKKPPVYFKKIFHGCPLKINSSTTWENTSTKDQHLILGAEEGIYTLNLNGSEATMELLYPGKCTWVYTISNVLMSVSGKSSQLHSHSLKELYEQARKDQRMVALPTHRLLPRKYAVTCKIPDTKGCKTCSVAGNLQRGCVFLCCGLESSVVLLQWYEPMHKFMLIKHFDFPLPNPVRVFEMVVVPQQEYPLVCISVSRGSSHNLPVTVEYINLNSNTSWFTNSGLEKPCPDVVQVNQLDSSSLLVLIEKSVHVVGLEGELKSSRPLPHETFTHDVESIVYFDDTLLAVWRHGWQRRGQGFTEVLEETTDPRKIYRLVQSDRMVVLETRQIEDQSGLSNLYVLEIAENYVMLP; the protein is encoded by the exons gcacGTAACAAGCAGAATGGAGAGCTGGCAGCCATCAAGGTCATCAAGATGGAGCCAG AGGATGATTTTTCTATCATCCAGCAGGAAATCGTCATAGTAAAGAGCTGCAAACATCCCAACATAGTGGCATATTATGGCAGCTACATACG AGCTAATAAACTGTGGATCTGCATGGAGTTCTGCGGAGGAGGCTCCCTCCAGGACGTCTACCAtg TGACGGGTCCTCTGTTTGAGCCCCAGATCGCCTACATCTGCAGGGAGATGCTGCAG ggcctGGACTACCTGCATGCACAGAAGAAAATCCACAGAGACATCAAG GGTGCCAACATCCTCCTCAACGATCTGGGCGAGGTCAAGCTGG CTGATTTTGGGATCTCCGCTCAGATCACAGCCACTCTGGCCCGCCGGATGTCCTTCATCGGGACGCCGTATTG GATGGCGCCAGAGGTGGCAGCAGTGGAGATCAAAGGTGGCTACAATGAGCTGTGTGACATCTGGTCTGTGGGCATCACGGCCATAGAgctggcagagctgcagccGCCCATGTTTGATGTGCACCCTCTGCG cGTCCTGTTTCTCATGTCCAAGAGCGGCTACCAGCCTCCCAAGCTGAAGGACAAGTCTAAGTG GTCCTCCATGTTTTATAACTTTGTGAAGGCCATGCTGGTGAGGAACCCGAAGAAGAGACCCAGCGCCTCCAAGATGCTCTCA cacatGTTTCTGACCCAGCAGTGCCTGAACCAGGAGCTGACCCTGGACCTGCTGGAGAAGTATCGGCACCCCGAGAAACTGAAGAGCTGCCTGGCGACAGAGGACGAGGAGATGGAG GTGGTGGTTCCTGGATCTTTGAAGAGGATCCAGTCAATCAACAAACACAACCGGGCAGAGAGGACAAACTCTGACATCAGCT TGGAACAGATCTACACCCACAGGCCTGTGAGGAAAGGATCACCAAACACAACA ttaaCGCCGTCACCTGGATCGACCGGGACGTCGATCCAGAAGAGACCAGTGAG GGATCAGGACTCAGACTCAGACGACGACGACTACGACGATGTGGACAT CCCAACCATCCAAGCCACCAG TGTCATCTTACCAGCCAATGAAACcccacctcctcttcccccGAAG ccCAAAGTGCGGACCAGCTCAGAGGAAAGCATGGCCGGGGAGGACGATCGGGCGAGGAAACCCTGCAGCCTGTACgccccctcccctctcatcAGGACCTCCAGCGGGACCCACGTCCGCCCTACGCCAAAGCCACGATCCTCACGACACTCCG acCCTGCGTCCTTCCCTGTCCGGTTAAATGACAACCCAGCAGACTCCCTTCCTCCTGAGCTGCCCCCGAAGGGCATTCGCAGACGGCAACTCCAGACAAAG GACCCCGCTGAGTGTGTCAGCCCCGTCATGAAGAAACCTCCT gtctACTTTAAAAAGATCTTCCATGGCTGCCCTCTTAAAATAAACAGCTCCACGACCTGGGAAAACACGTCCACCAAAG ACCAGCATCTGATCCTGGGGGCGGAGGAAGGCATCTACACCCTGAACCTCAACGGCTCAGAGGCCACGATGGAGCTG tTGTATCCGGGGAAGTGCACGTGGGTCTACACCATTAGTAACGTCCTCATGTCTGTGTCAG GTAAATCGTCGCAGCTTCACTCCCATTCGCTGAAGGAGTTGTACGAACAGGCTCGGAAAGACCAGAGGATGGTTGCCTTGCCGACTCACAGACTGTTACCAAG GAAATATGCAGTGACGTGTAAAATACCTGATACCAAAGGCTGCAAGACCTGCTCAGTTG CAGGTAACCTGCAGCGAGgctgtgtgttcctgtgctgTGGTCTGGAGTCCagtgtggtgctgctgcagtggtACGAGCCCATGCACAAGTTCATGCTCATTAAG CATTTTGACTTCCCCCTGCCCAACCCAGTGCGGGTGTTTGAGATGGTGGTGGTGCCCCAGCAGGAGTACCCGCTGGTGTGCATCAGTGTCTCGCGGGGGTCCAGCCACAACCTGCCCGTCACTGTAGAATACATCAACCTCAACTCCAACACGTCCTGGTTCACCAACTCTGGCCTGG AGAAACCTTGCCCAGATGTAGTTCAAGTAAACCAGTTGGATAGTAGCTCGCTGCTCGTCCTCATAGAAA AGTCCGTTCACGTGGTCGGTCTGGAAGGGGAGCTGAAGAGCAGCAGGCCGCTGCCACACGAGACCTTCACTCATGATGTTGAGTCTATAG tgtATTTCGATGACACGCTGCTGGCAGTGTGGCGTCACGGCtggcagaggagaggacagggtTTCACTGAGGTGCTGGAGGAAACCACCGACCCCAGGAAGATCTACAGACTGGTGCAGTCAGACAG GATGGTCGTCTTGGAGACGCGTCAGATCGAGGACCAGTCGGGGCTGTCCAACCTTTACGTCCTGGAAATCGCCGAGAACTACGTCATGCTGCCGTGA
- the LOC139200072 gene encoding WD repeat-containing protein 20 — protein sequence MAGDGGALKDINEIKSQFRTREGFYKLLTLSDSQQRGGLPRGPTSGATLGPGGGPGPIPGGGVGLLQGPGAAAAAAAAAASSSSNAAANSSPAGFLPPVRVSMVKLQPEDPGEESERVCFNIGRELYFYTYTNIKKAVDLSKPIDKRIYKGTQPTCHDFNQYSATAESVALIVGFSAGQVQYLDPIKKETSKLFNEERLIDKSKVTCLKWLPKSDNLFLASHASGHLYLYNVDHPCGTTAPQYSLLRQGEGFAVYACKTKTPRNPLLRWAVGEGGLNEFAFSPDGVHVACVGQDGCLRVFHFDSMELQGVMKSYFGGLLCVSWSPDGKYLATGGEDDLVTVWSFAESRVVARGHGHKSWVNVVAFDPFTTSLEDEEPMELSGSEEDLHQGAPNNSMHFGRVRTSSTLSRLSRHSSKGGGSASVTYRFGSVGQDTQFCLWDLTDDVLYPRLPLSRAFTNTFGPSLSNSGSVINSTSGVGGSGGGVEGHHHPPNTNTGTSNPPTLPLPLPRSLSRSNSLPHPAVANASKGQGTSEGSGGGGGGGGSSSGGNTTPFSIGRFATLSLQERKSDKSGCSSGVEKEHKRYHSLGNISKSNDKINVAPRSNRLDAAKVLGTTLCPRMHEVPLLEPLVCKKIAHERLTVLVFMDDCIITACQEGLICTWARPGKANLTAQNGNSPSGTVV from the exons ATGGCCGGAGATGGCGGCGCTCTGAAGGATATCAATGAGATTAAATCCCAGTTCCGGACCAGAGAGGGCTTCTACAAGCTGCTCACCCTCTCGGACTCGCAGCAGCGGGGCGGGCTGCCGCGGGGTCCGACCTCCGGAGCCACGCTGGGCCCAGGGGGTGGACCCGGTCCGATACCAGGCGGAGGGGTCGGGCTACTGCAGGGGCCCGGggctgccgccgccgccgctgccgccgccgcctcctcctcttccaatGCCGCAGCCAACTCCTCTCCGGCGGGCTTCCTGCCGCCGGTCCGGGTCTCCATGGTCAAGCTGCAGCCCGAAGACCCGGGCGAGGAGTCGGAGCGGGTGTGCTTCAACATCGGCAGGGAGCTGTATTTCTACACGTACACCAACATCAAGAAG GCTGTGGATCTCAGTAAGCCCATAGACAAGAGAATCTACAAGGGGACTCAGCCGACATGTCACGACTTCAACCAGTACTCGGCCACCGCGGAGAGTGTTGCTCTCATCGTAGGCTTCTCCGCCGGACAGGTCCAGTATCTCGACCCCATCAAGAAGGAAACGAGTAAACTCTTCAATGAGGAG AGGTTGATAGACAAATCCAAGGTGACGTGTCTAAAATGGCTTCCCAAGTCGGACAACCTGTTCCTGGCCTCCCACGCCAGCGGCCACCTCTACCTCTACAACGTGGACCACCCGTGTGGCACCACGGCCCCACAGTATTCTCTGCTGCGGCAGGGCGAAGGCTTCGCAGTCTACGCCTGCAAAACCAAGACGCCGCGCAACCCGTTGTTACGATGGGCCGTGGGTGAGGGGGGCCTCAACGAGTTCGCCTTCTCCCCAGATGGCGTTCATGTGGCGTGCGTGGGCCAGGACGGCTGCCTGCGCGTCTTCCACTTTGACTCGATGGAGCTGCAGGGGGTGATGAAGAGCTACTTTGGCGGGCTGCTGTGCGTGTCGTGGAGCCCAGATGGAAAGTATCTTGCAACAGGTGGAGAGGATGACCTAGTTACCGTTTGGTCATTTGCAGAAAGCCGTGTGGTTGCCAGAGGTCACGGCCACAAGTCCTGGGTCAATGTGGTGGCCTTTGACCCCTTCACGACTTCCCTGGAAGATGAAGAGCCGATGGAGCTCAGCGGCAGCGAGGAGGACCTCCACCAGGGGGCACCAAATAACTCCATGCACTTCGGCCGAGTCCGAACGAGCAGCACGTTGTCGCGTCTTTCCCGGCACAGCTCTAAAGGCGGCGGTTCGGCGTCGGTCACGTACCGGTTCGGCTCGGTGGGGCAGGACACCCAGTTCTGTCTGTGGGACTTGACAGACGACGTGTTATACCCACGCCTGCCACTGTCACGCGCCTTTACTAACACTTTTGGACCCTCGTTGTCCAACTCTGGCAGCgtgatcaacagcacctcagGTGTGGgtggaagtggaggaggggttGAGGGGCACCATCACCCGCCTAACACTAACACCGGCACCTCCAACCCACCAACGCTCCCCCTACCGCttcctcgctccctctctcgctccaaCTCTTTGCCCCACCCCGCTGTGGCAAACGCCTCCAAGGGCCAGGGCACCTCGGAGGGCAGCGGGGGCGGcggtggagggggagggagcaGCAGCGGAGGGAACACCACCCCGTTCAGCATCGGCCGCTTCGCCACGCTGTCGCTCCAGGAGCGCAAGTCGGACAAGTCCGGTTGCAGCAGTGGGGTGGAGAAGGAGCACAAGAGGTACCACAGCCTGGGCAACATCAGCAAAAGCAACGACAAGATCAACGTGGCGCCAAGGAGCAACCGGCTGGACGCCGCCAAGGTCCTGGGCACCACGCTGTGCCCACGCATGCATGAGGTGCCGCTGCTGGAGCCGCTGGTGTGCAAGAAGATCGCACACGAGAGGTTGACGGTCCTGGTGTTCATGGACGACTGCATCATCACAGCCTGCCAAGAGGGCCTCATCTGCACCTGGGCACGGCCGGGGAAGGCG AACCTGACAGCACAGAACGGGAACTCCCCGAGCGGCACGGTGGTATAG
- the LOC139199857 gene encoding mitogen-activated protein kinase kinase kinase kinase 5-like isoform X3, translated as MESWQPSRSSRWSQQEIVIVKSCKHPNIVAYYGSYIRANKLWICMEFCGGGSLQDVYHVTGPLFEPQIAYICREMLQGLDYLHAQKKIHRDIKGANILLNDLGEVKLADFGISAQITATLARRMSFIGTPYWMAPEVAAVEIKGGYNELCDIWSVGITAIELAELQPPMFDVHPLRVLFLMSKSGYQPPKLKDKSKWSSMFYNFVKAMLVRNPKKRPSASKMLSHMFLTQQCLNQELTLDLLEKYRHPEKLKSCLATEDEEMEVVVPGSLKRIQSINKHNRAERTNSDISLEQIYTHRPVRKGSPNTTLTPSPGSTGTSIQKRPVRDQDSDSDDDDYDDVDIPTIQATSVILPANETPPPLPPKPKVRTSSEESMAGEDDRARKPCSLYAPSPLIRTSSGTHVRPTPKPRSSRHSDPASFPVRLNDNPADSLPPELPPKGIRRRQLQTKDPAECVSPVMKKPPVYFKKIFHGCPLKINSSTTWENTSTKDQHLILGAEEGIYTLNLNGSEATMELLYPGKCTWVYTISNVLMSVSGKSSQLHSHSLKELYEQARKDQRMVALPTHRLLPRKYAVTCKIPDTKGCKTCSVAGNLQRGCVFLCCGLESSVVLLQWYEPMHKFMLIKHFDFPLPNPVRVFEMVVVPQQEYPLVCISVSRGSSHNLPVTVEYINLNSNTSWFTNSGLEKPCPDVVQVNQLDSSSLLVLIEKSVHVVGLEGELKSSRPLPHETFTHDVESIVYFDDTLLAVWRHGWQRRGQGFTEVLEETTDPRKIYRLVQSDRMVVLETRQIEDQSGLSNLYVLEIAENYVMLP; from the exons ATGGAGAGCTGGCAGCCATCAAGGTCATCAAGATGGAGCCAG CAGGAAATCGTCATAGTAAAGAGCTGCAAACATCCCAACATAGTGGCATATTATGGCAGCTACATACG AGCTAATAAACTGTGGATCTGCATGGAGTTCTGCGGAGGAGGCTCCCTCCAGGACGTCTACCAtg TGACGGGTCCTCTGTTTGAGCCCCAGATCGCCTACATCTGCAGGGAGATGCTGCAG ggcctGGACTACCTGCATGCACAGAAGAAAATCCACAGAGACATCAAG GGTGCCAACATCCTCCTCAACGATCTGGGCGAGGTCAAGCTGG CTGATTTTGGGATCTCCGCTCAGATCACAGCCACTCTGGCCCGCCGGATGTCCTTCATCGGGACGCCGTATTG GATGGCGCCAGAGGTGGCAGCAGTGGAGATCAAAGGTGGCTACAATGAGCTGTGTGACATCTGGTCTGTGGGCATCACGGCCATAGAgctggcagagctgcagccGCCCATGTTTGATGTGCACCCTCTGCG cGTCCTGTTTCTCATGTCCAAGAGCGGCTACCAGCCTCCCAAGCTGAAGGACAAGTCTAAGTG GTCCTCCATGTTTTATAACTTTGTGAAGGCCATGCTGGTGAGGAACCCGAAGAAGAGACCCAGCGCCTCCAAGATGCTCTCA cacatGTTTCTGACCCAGCAGTGCCTGAACCAGGAGCTGACCCTGGACCTGCTGGAGAAGTATCGGCACCCCGAGAAACTGAAGAGCTGCCTGGCGACAGAGGACGAGGAGATGGAG GTGGTGGTTCCTGGATCTTTGAAGAGGATCCAGTCAATCAACAAACACAACCGGGCAGAGAGGACAAACTCTGACATCAGCT TGGAACAGATCTACACCCACAGGCCTGTGAGGAAAGGATCACCAAACACAACA ttaaCGCCGTCACCTGGATCGACCGGGACGTCGATCCAGAAGAGACCAGTGAG GGATCAGGACTCAGACTCAGACGACGACGACTACGACGATGTGGACAT CCCAACCATCCAAGCCACCAG TGTCATCTTACCAGCCAATGAAACcccacctcctcttcccccGAAG ccCAAAGTGCGGACCAGCTCAGAGGAAAGCATGGCCGGGGAGGACGATCGGGCGAGGAAACCCTGCAGCCTGTACgccccctcccctctcatcAGGACCTCCAGCGGGACCCACGTCCGCCCTACGCCAAAGCCACGATCCTCACGACACTCCG acCCTGCGTCCTTCCCTGTCCGGTTAAATGACAACCCAGCAGACTCCCTTCCTCCTGAGCTGCCCCCGAAGGGCATTCGCAGACGGCAACTCCAGACAAAG GACCCCGCTGAGTGTGTCAGCCCCGTCATGAAGAAACCTCCT gtctACTTTAAAAAGATCTTCCATGGCTGCCCTCTTAAAATAAACAGCTCCACGACCTGGGAAAACACGTCCACCAAAG ACCAGCATCTGATCCTGGGGGCGGAGGAAGGCATCTACACCCTGAACCTCAACGGCTCAGAGGCCACGATGGAGCTG tTGTATCCGGGGAAGTGCACGTGGGTCTACACCATTAGTAACGTCCTCATGTCTGTGTCAG GTAAATCGTCGCAGCTTCACTCCCATTCGCTGAAGGAGTTGTACGAACAGGCTCGGAAAGACCAGAGGATGGTTGCCTTGCCGACTCACAGACTGTTACCAAG GAAATATGCAGTGACGTGTAAAATACCTGATACCAAAGGCTGCAAGACCTGCTCAGTTG CAGGTAACCTGCAGCGAGgctgtgtgttcctgtgctgTGGTCTGGAGTCCagtgtggtgctgctgcagtggtACGAGCCCATGCACAAGTTCATGCTCATTAAG CATTTTGACTTCCCCCTGCCCAACCCAGTGCGGGTGTTTGAGATGGTGGTGGTGCCCCAGCAGGAGTACCCGCTGGTGTGCATCAGTGTCTCGCGGGGGTCCAGCCACAACCTGCCCGTCACTGTAGAATACATCAACCTCAACTCCAACACGTCCTGGTTCACCAACTCTGGCCTGG AGAAACCTTGCCCAGATGTAGTTCAAGTAAACCAGTTGGATAGTAGCTCGCTGCTCGTCCTCATAGAAA AGTCCGTTCACGTGGTCGGTCTGGAAGGGGAGCTGAAGAGCAGCAGGCCGCTGCCACACGAGACCTTCACTCATGATGTTGAGTCTATAG tgtATTTCGATGACACGCTGCTGGCAGTGTGGCGTCACGGCtggcagaggagaggacagggtTTCACTGAGGTGCTGGAGGAAACCACCGACCCCAGGAAGATCTACAGACTGGTGCAGTCAGACAG GATGGTCGTCTTGGAGACGCGTCAGATCGAGGACCAGTCGGGGCTGTCCAACCTTTACGTCCTGGAAATCGCCGAGAACTACGTCATGCTGCCGTGA
- the LOC139199857 gene encoding mitogen-activated protein kinase kinase kinase kinase 5-like isoform X2 — protein sequence MDYRAALDISTRNPQDDFEILLRVGGGTYGEVYKARNKQNGELAAIKVIKMEPEDDFSIIQQEIVIVKSCKHPNIVAYYGSYIRANKLWICMEFCGGGSLQDVYHVTGPLFEPQIAYICREMLQGLDYLHAQKKIHRDIKGANILLNDLGEVKLADFGISAQITATLARRMSFIGTPYWMAPEVAAVEIKGGYNELCDIWSVGITAIELAELQPPMFDVHPLRVLFLMSKSGYQPPKLKDKSKWSSMFYNFVKAMLVRNPKKRPSASKMLSHMFLTQQCLNQELTLDLLEKYRHPEKLKSCLATEDEEMEVVVPGSLKRIQSINKHNRAERTNSDISLEQIYTHRPVRKGSPNTTLTPSPGSTGTSIQKRPVRDQDSDSDDDDYDDVDIPTIQATSVILPANETPPPLPPKPKVRTSSEESMAGEDDRARKPCSLYAPSPLIRTSSGTHVRPTPKPRSSRHSDPASFPVRLNDNPADSLPPELPPKGIRRRQLQTKDPAECVSPVMKKPPVYFKKIFHGCPLKINSSTTWENTSTKDQHLILGAEEGIYTLNLNGSEATMELLYPGKCTWVYTISNVLMSVSGKSSQLHSHSLKELYEQARKDQRMVALPTHRLLPRKYAVTCKIPDTKGCKTCSVGNLQRGCVFLCCGLESSVVLLQWYEPMHKFMLIKHFDFPLPNPVRVFEMVVVPQQEYPLVCISVSRGSSHNLPVTVEYINLNSNTSWFTNSGLEKPCPDVVQVNQLDSSSLLVLIEKSVHVVGLEGELKSSRPLPHETFTHDVESIVYFDDTLLAVWRHGWQRRGQGFTEVLEETTDPRKIYRLVQSDRMVVLETRQIEDQSGLSNLYVLEIAENYVMLP from the exons gcacGTAACAAGCAGAATGGAGAGCTGGCAGCCATCAAGGTCATCAAGATGGAGCCAG AGGATGATTTTTCTATCATCCAGCAGGAAATCGTCATAGTAAAGAGCTGCAAACATCCCAACATAGTGGCATATTATGGCAGCTACATACG AGCTAATAAACTGTGGATCTGCATGGAGTTCTGCGGAGGAGGCTCCCTCCAGGACGTCTACCAtg TGACGGGTCCTCTGTTTGAGCCCCAGATCGCCTACATCTGCAGGGAGATGCTGCAG ggcctGGACTACCTGCATGCACAGAAGAAAATCCACAGAGACATCAAG GGTGCCAACATCCTCCTCAACGATCTGGGCGAGGTCAAGCTGG CTGATTTTGGGATCTCCGCTCAGATCACAGCCACTCTGGCCCGCCGGATGTCCTTCATCGGGACGCCGTATTG GATGGCGCCAGAGGTGGCAGCAGTGGAGATCAAAGGTGGCTACAATGAGCTGTGTGACATCTGGTCTGTGGGCATCACGGCCATAGAgctggcagagctgcagccGCCCATGTTTGATGTGCACCCTCTGCG cGTCCTGTTTCTCATGTCCAAGAGCGGCTACCAGCCTCCCAAGCTGAAGGACAAGTCTAAGTG GTCCTCCATGTTTTATAACTTTGTGAAGGCCATGCTGGTGAGGAACCCGAAGAAGAGACCCAGCGCCTCCAAGATGCTCTCA cacatGTTTCTGACCCAGCAGTGCCTGAACCAGGAGCTGACCCTGGACCTGCTGGAGAAGTATCGGCACCCCGAGAAACTGAAGAGCTGCCTGGCGACAGAGGACGAGGAGATGGAG GTGGTGGTTCCTGGATCTTTGAAGAGGATCCAGTCAATCAACAAACACAACCGGGCAGAGAGGACAAACTCTGACATCAGCT TGGAACAGATCTACACCCACAGGCCTGTGAGGAAAGGATCACCAAACACAACA ttaaCGCCGTCACCTGGATCGACCGGGACGTCGATCCAGAAGAGACCAGTGAG GGATCAGGACTCAGACTCAGACGACGACGACTACGACGATGTGGACAT CCCAACCATCCAAGCCACCAG TGTCATCTTACCAGCCAATGAAACcccacctcctcttcccccGAAG ccCAAAGTGCGGACCAGCTCAGAGGAAAGCATGGCCGGGGAGGACGATCGGGCGAGGAAACCCTGCAGCCTGTACgccccctcccctctcatcAGGACCTCCAGCGGGACCCACGTCCGCCCTACGCCAAAGCCACGATCCTCACGACACTCCG acCCTGCGTCCTTCCCTGTCCGGTTAAATGACAACCCAGCAGACTCCCTTCCTCCTGAGCTGCCCCCGAAGGGCATTCGCAGACGGCAACTCCAGACAAAG GACCCCGCTGAGTGTGTCAGCCCCGTCATGAAGAAACCTCCT gtctACTTTAAAAAGATCTTCCATGGCTGCCCTCTTAAAATAAACAGCTCCACGACCTGGGAAAACACGTCCACCAAAG ACCAGCATCTGATCCTGGGGGCGGAGGAAGGCATCTACACCCTGAACCTCAACGGCTCAGAGGCCACGATGGAGCTG tTGTATCCGGGGAAGTGCACGTGGGTCTACACCATTAGTAACGTCCTCATGTCTGTGTCAG GTAAATCGTCGCAGCTTCACTCCCATTCGCTGAAGGAGTTGTACGAACAGGCTCGGAAAGACCAGAGGATGGTTGCCTTGCCGACTCACAGACTGTTACCAAG GAAATATGCAGTGACGTGTAAAATACCTGATACCAAAGGCTGCAAGACCTGCTCAGTTG GTAACCTGCAGCGAGgctgtgtgttcctgtgctgTGGTCTGGAGTCCagtgtggtgctgctgcagtggtACGAGCCCATGCACAAGTTCATGCTCATTAAG CATTTTGACTTCCCCCTGCCCAACCCAGTGCGGGTGTTTGAGATGGTGGTGGTGCCCCAGCAGGAGTACCCGCTGGTGTGCATCAGTGTCTCGCGGGGGTCCAGCCACAACCTGCCCGTCACTGTAGAATACATCAACCTCAACTCCAACACGTCCTGGTTCACCAACTCTGGCCTGG AGAAACCTTGCCCAGATGTAGTTCAAGTAAACCAGTTGGATAGTAGCTCGCTGCTCGTCCTCATAGAAA AGTCCGTTCACGTGGTCGGTCTGGAAGGGGAGCTGAAGAGCAGCAGGCCGCTGCCACACGAGACCTTCACTCATGATGTTGAGTCTATAG tgtATTTCGATGACACGCTGCTGGCAGTGTGGCGTCACGGCtggcagaggagaggacagggtTTCACTGAGGTGCTGGAGGAAACCACCGACCCCAGGAAGATCTACAGACTGGTGCAGTCAGACAG GATGGTCGTCTTGGAGACGCGTCAGATCGAGGACCAGTCGGGGCTGTCCAACCTTTACGTCCTGGAAATCGCCGAGAACTACGTCATGCTGCCGTGA